The following are encoded together in the Balaenoptera acutorostrata chromosome 9, mBalAcu1.1, whole genome shotgun sequence genome:
- the LIN7C gene encoding protein lin-7 homolog C — translation MAALGEPVRLERDICRAIELLEKLQRSGEVPPQKLQALQRVLQSEFCNAVREVYEHVYETVDISSSPEVRANATAKATVAAFAASEGHSHPRVVELPKTEEGLGFNIMGGKEQNSPIYISRIIPGGIADRHGGLKRGDQLLSVNGVSVEGEHHEKAVELLKAAQGKVKLVVRYTPKVLEEMESRFEKMRSAKRRQQT, via the exons atggcggcGCTGGGGGAGCCTGTGCGACTGGAGAGGG ATATTTGTAGAGCAATTGAATTGTTGGAAAAACTGCAAAGGAGTGGAGAGGTACCACCGCAGAAACTGCAAGCTTTACAAAGAGTCCTTCAAAGTGAATTCTGCAATGCTGTAAGAGAG GTATATGAACATGTCTACGAGACTGTGGACATCAGTAGCAGTCCTGAAGTGAGAGCTAATGCGACTGCAAAG GCTACTGTTGCTGCATTTGCTGCCAGCGAAGGACATTCTCATCCTCGAGTTGTTGAGCTACCAAAAACAGAAGAAGGCCTTGGATTCAATATTATGGGAGGCAAAGAGCAAAACTCTCCAATCTATATATCTCGAATAATTCCAGGTGGAATTGCTGATAGACATGGGGGCCTCAAGCGAGGAGATCAACTCCTTTCTGTTAATGGAGTG agCGTTGAAGGAGAACATCATGAAAAAGCTGTAGAACTGCTGAAAGCAGCTCAAGGAAAGGTTAAATTAGTAGTACGGTACACACCCAAGGTCTTGGAAGAAATGGAGTCACGCTTTGAAAAAATGAGATCAGCAAAACGCAGGCAACAGACCTAA